From a single Halovulum dunhuangense genomic region:
- a CDS encoding glycosyl hydrolase family 28-related protein, translating to MNMAITDGLDLMPPDFVEGLHLWSSGDGTTGSPTYATDPSGSLVASDPDFGDCLEIVTAANPQRLRHMGETPILPGTYLEIAARVKLIAGPSPQVRIAAFAGDANGVAVTSVPLLGPVEAVSDYGRVVTVRAIVGSGHRTGVDMVWGTAPVFGHFGLNISGGSGSVLRIESIRVEDVTSVFHRKMIDAVDVMDYGARGDGITNDATAFETADAAAAGRVVIVPKGSYLIDRNVTMTSPMRFEGTVVQPENRRLVLRGNFDYAAYLDAFGDETLALKKALQALFNFTDHDTLDLCGRTINLTGPIDVAAAVNNSTFSAVRRVIRNGHILAEPGPAWTPDVVGATASYAAADPLRLTDVTDVGAIAVGSLVEGFGVGREVYVRSRDVAAGTLTLSQPLCRAAGRQAYTFTRFKYLLDFSGFQRINRLTLEGVQFEGAKEACGILMSDLGTWWAFRNCWFMQTGMRGITSHGEACQGLTIESCEMIASDADELVQDRRSVGFNTNKNDAKIRNNRGINFRHWGVLSGNGNLILGNHFWQLDPADPGERTAGLVLTDKKSKTTITGNYIDTQFIEFTNEHQAGAASANSSAFGQVTIIGNIFTATQVPDWFRFLVWSPIGSHRLEGVTVIGNSFQLFGGSVIDRVEAVDTSLGGFDMSQTKAVVFSGNTYGEVAHHSQSPALIEASRGSAATSWTVDASGKLPFGCRALGVDGVTAHGPLLSSGGAVQAAMPHVLPATGAGGQSVTVVFPTAVRGTVQVRVRADHPS from the coding sequence ATGAACATGGCCATCACAGACGGGCTTGACCTGATGCCGCCGGATTTCGTCGAGGGGCTGCATCTGTGGTCCAGCGGCGACGGCACCACCGGCAGCCCGACCTATGCGACCGATCCGTCGGGCAGCCTGGTCGCGAGCGATCCCGATTTCGGCGATTGCCTGGAGATCGTGACGGCGGCCAATCCCCAGCGGCTGCGCCACATGGGCGAGACGCCGATCCTGCCCGGCACCTATCTGGAGATCGCTGCCCGGGTGAAGCTGATCGCAGGCCCCTCGCCGCAGGTGCGGATCGCGGCCTTTGCAGGCGACGCGAACGGGGTCGCGGTGACATCCGTGCCGCTGCTGGGGCCGGTGGAGGCGGTATCGGATTACGGCCGGGTCGTCACGGTGCGCGCGATCGTCGGCTCGGGCCATCGGACCGGCGTGGACATGGTCTGGGGCACGGCGCCCGTCTTCGGTCATTTCGGGCTGAACATCTCGGGCGGCAGCGGCAGCGTGCTGCGCATCGAGTCGATCCGGGTCGAGGACGTCACCTCGGTGTTTCACCGCAAGATGATCGATGCGGTGGACGTGATGGATTACGGTGCGCGCGGCGACGGCATCACCAATGACGCGACCGCCTTCGAGACCGCGGATGCGGCCGCCGCGGGGCGGGTGGTGATCGTGCCGAAGGGCAGCTACCTGATCGACCGCAACGTTACCATGACCTCGCCCATGCGCTTCGAGGGGACGGTGGTGCAGCCCGAGAACCGCCGGCTGGTGTTGCGCGGGAACTTCGACTACGCGGCCTATCTGGACGCGTTCGGCGACGAGACGCTGGCGCTGAAGAAGGCGCTTCAGGCGCTGTTCAACTTCACCGACCACGACACGCTGGACCTGTGCGGGCGCACGATCAACCTGACCGGGCCGATCGACGTGGCGGCGGCGGTGAACAACTCCACCTTCAGTGCGGTCCGGCGGGTCATCCGCAACGGGCATATCCTGGCAGAGCCGGGCCCGGCCTGGACCCCGGACGTGGTCGGCGCCACGGCCAGCTATGCCGCCGCCGATCCGCTGCGGCTGACCGACGTGACCGATGTGGGCGCCATCGCGGTCGGCTCGCTGGTCGAGGGGTTCGGGGTCGGGCGCGAGGTCTATGTCCGCTCGCGCGACGTGGCGGCGGGCACGCTGACGCTGAGCCAGCCGCTGTGCCGGGCCGCCGGGCGGCAGGCCTATACCTTCACCCGGTTCAAGTACCTGCTGGATTTCTCGGGGTTCCAGCGGATCAACCGCCTGACGCTGGAGGGCGTGCAGTTCGAGGGCGCCAAGGAGGCCTGCGGGATCCTGATGTCGGACCTGGGCACCTGGTGGGCGTTCCGCAACTGCTGGTTCATGCAGACGGGCATGCGGGGCATCACATCGCACGGGGAGGCCTGCCAGGGGCTGACCATCGAGAGCTGCGAGATGATCGCCTCGGACGCGGACGAGCTGGTGCAGGACCGGCGGAGCGTGGGCTTCAACACCAACAAGAACGACGCCAAGATCCGCAACAACCGTGGCATCAACTTCCGCCACTGGGGGGTGCTGTCGGGCAATGGCAACCTGATCCTGGGCAACCACTTCTGGCAGCTGGATCCGGCCGATCCGGGCGAGCGGACGGCGGGGCTGGTGCTGACCGACAAGAAGTCCAAGACCACGATCACCGGCAACTACATCGACACCCAGTTCATCGAGTTCACCAACGAGCACCAGGCGGGCGCGGCCAGCGCCAACAGTTCCGCCTTCGGGCAGGTGACGATCATCGGCAACATCTTCACCGCGACGCAGGTGCCGGACTGGTTCCGTTTTCTCGTGTGGTCGCCGATCGGGTCGCACCGGCTGGAGGGGGTCACCGTCATCGGCAACAGTTTCCAGCTGTTCGGCGGGTCGGTGATCGACCGGGTGGAGGCGGTGGACACCTCGCTTGGCGGTTTCGACATGAGCCAGACGAAGGCGGTCGTGTTCAGCGGCAACACCTATGGCGAGGTGGCCCATCACAGCCAGTCGCCCGCGCTGATCGAGGCGAGCCGGGGCAGCGCGGCCACCAGCTGGACGGTCGATGCCTCGGGGAAGCTGCCCTTCGGGTGTCGCGCGCTGGGGGTGGACGGCGTCACGGCGCATGGCCCGCTGCTGAGTTCGGGCGGGGCGGTGCAGGCGGCGATGCCCCATGTGCTGCCCGCGACCGGGGCTGGCGGCCAGTCGGTCACGGTGGTGTTCCCGACGGCGGTGCGCGGCACGGTGCAGGTCAGGGTGCGCGCGGACCATCCGTCGTGA
- a CDS encoding DUF4864 domain-containing protein, with amino-acid sequence MRKLLIGAVLALGLGAQAGAQSAETEIQGVISGQIEAFQADDFVTAFDFASPSIQGLFGTPENFGRMVMNGYPMVWRPADVRFAQLSERAGRLYQTVLVTDQSGQLHLLEYEMVRTEEGWEINGVQFQRPGALGA; translated from the coding sequence ATGCGGAAGCTGTTGATCGGAGCGGTGCTGGCCCTGGGGCTGGGCGCGCAGGCGGGCGCACAGAGCGCCGAGACGGAGATCCAGGGCGTCATTTCTGGCCAGATCGAGGCGTTCCAGGCGGATGATTTCGTCACCGCCTTCGATTTCGCGAGCCCGTCGATCCAGGGCCTGTTCGGCACGCCCGAGAATTTCGGGCGCATGGTGATGAACGGCTACCCGATGGTCTGGCGCCCGGCCGATGTGCGCTTCGCGCAATTGTCCGAGCGCGCCGGTCGGCTGTACCAGACGGTGCTGGTGACCGACCAGTCGGGGCAGTTGCACCTGCTGGAATACGAGATGGTCCGGACCGAAGAAGGCTGGGAAATCAACGGTGTGCAGTTCCAGCGCCCGGGGGCGCTGGGCGCCTGA
- a CDS encoding 5-formyltetrahydrofolate cyclo-ligase, protein MPDEPKDQASPPCLAHEIDPAYFDPQATDPRQASDVARWRKAERARLTDLRRMLSQADRAEADRKIAANLRDFLQSRLGALSGRVLSAYWPIKGEPDLRPLFDALRDEGVTIVLPVVVQSAAPLEFRRWDKGATLIRGTWNIPEPPPEAEVLTPDVALAPVVGWDRACFRLGNGGGYFDRTLAALDPRPLAIGIGLEAARLPTIFPQPHDLAMDAIVTEAGTHLPA, encoded by the coding sequence GTGCCGGACGAGCCCAAGGACCAAGCCTCGCCCCCCTGCCTCGCGCATGAGATCGACCCGGCCTATTTCGACCCGCAGGCCACCGATCCGCGGCAGGCAAGCGACGTCGCCCGCTGGCGCAAGGCCGAGCGCGCGCGCCTGACCGACCTGCGGCGGATGCTCTCGCAGGCCGACCGGGCCGAGGCCGACCGCAAGATCGCCGCCAACCTGCGCGATTTCCTGCAATCCCGCCTCGGCGCCCTCTCCGGCCGCGTGCTGTCCGCCTACTGGCCGATCAAGGGCGAGCCGGACCTGCGCCCGCTCTTCGACGCGCTGCGCGACGAGGGCGTGACCATCGTCCTGCCAGTCGTCGTGCAATCGGCAGCCCCTCTGGAGTTCCGCCGCTGGGACAAGGGCGCGACGCTCATCCGCGGGACCTGGAACATCCCCGAACCGCCGCCCGAGGCCGAAGTGCTGACCCCGGACGTGGCGCTTGCGCCCGTGGTGGGCTGGGACCGCGCCTGTTTCCGGCTGGGCAATGGCGGGGGCTATTTCGACCGAACCCTCGCCGCGCTCGATCCGCGCCCGCTCGCCATCGGCATCGGGCTCGAGGCCGCGCGCCTGCCGACCATCTTTCCGCAGCCGCATGATCTGGCGATGGATGCGATCGTGACCGAGGCGGGCACACACCTGCCCGCCTGA
- a CDS encoding antibiotic biosynthesis monooxygenase family protein, translating into MPTIKEGPGQQTVITTFEVSPGTCEDLLDRLKEAYDTFIRHQPGFISVALHANDAQTRIVNYSQWNRREDFLAMLRSSRMRAYNREFTALCRSFEPVMVDVVHVIG; encoded by the coding sequence ATGCCGACCATCAAAGAGGGCCCCGGGCAGCAGACGGTCATCACCACCTTCGAGGTCAGCCCAGGCACCTGCGAGGACCTGCTCGACCGGTTGAAGGAGGCGTACGATACCTTCATCCGCCACCAGCCGGGGTTCATCTCCGTGGCGCTGCATGCGAACGACGCGCAGACACGGATCGTCAACTACTCACAATGGAACCGCCGGGAGGACTTCCTGGCGATGCTCCGCTCATCGCGGATGCGGGCCTACAACCGGGAATTCACCGCGCTTTGCCGCAGTTTCGAGCCGGTGATGGTGGACGTGGTCCATGTCATCGGCTGA
- a CDS encoding polysaccharide pyruvyl transferase family protein codes for MTTVALIHFNHVLIDGKVGWPDPGTTDARPNYGDMLVCAAILGHLAPGLRTTRTGFGRKLTTPCDFALIRGSTYLSTRFNYRAAIDTLDSIDAPLSIVGLGAQAPTQDPRFLDDHADAREFVAKLAEKSKSISVRGPFTAELLTRLGARDIRITGCPSLFHGGGIPQVALPEALGSPRQRLGVSLHTGLRRTIYCRDPEAVRARHIEAMRYTIEAASEAAFFEQGVKSEFDAADSRLPMESRLAAARQVLDRIGGADALRPEDLVTHMVSVRGVGDWLDRAGRMDAVLGFRFHGNMAALLQSVPCFYWTYDSRLREFCDLYNLPWQDAAEQWRDPVRAILDHDWDAANAAFRHCYAELHAFYDENGVPHRLSPPAQIPARIPAIRPA; via the coding sequence TTGACCACCGTTGCCCTCATCCATTTCAACCATGTGCTGATCGACGGAAAGGTCGGCTGGCCCGACCCCGGCACCACCGACGCCCGGCCGAATTACGGCGACATGCTGGTCTGCGCGGCGATCCTGGGCCACCTCGCACCGGGGCTCAGAACCACGCGCACCGGCTTCGGGCGCAAGCTCACGACGCCCTGCGACTTCGCGCTGATCCGGGGCTCGACCTATCTCAGCACCCGCTTCAACTACCGCGCGGCCATCGACACGCTCGACAGCATCGATGCGCCGCTCTCCATCGTGGGGCTGGGCGCGCAGGCGCCGACGCAGGATCCGCGCTTTCTGGACGACCATGCGGACGCGCGGGAGTTCGTCGCGAAGCTGGCCGAGAAGTCGAAATCCATCTCCGTGCGCGGCCCCTTCACCGCCGAGCTTCTCACCCGGCTGGGGGCCAGGGACATCCGCATCACCGGCTGCCCGTCGCTTTTCCATGGCGGCGGCATCCCCCAGGTCGCCCTGCCCGAGGCGCTGGGCTCGCCGCGCCAGCGGCTGGGCGTCTCGCTTCACACGGGCCTTCGGCGCACGATCTACTGCCGCGACCCCGAGGCGGTGCGCGCCCGCCACATCGAGGCGATGCGCTACACGATCGAGGCCGCATCGGAGGCCGCCTTTTTCGAGCAGGGCGTGAAATCGGAATTCGACGCGGCCGACAGCCGCCTGCCGATGGAGAGCCGCCTCGCGGCCGCGCGACAGGTGCTCGACCGGATCGGCGGCGCGGATGCGCTGCGCCCCGAGGATCTGGTCACGCACATGGTCAGCGTGCGCGGCGTCGGGGACTGGCTCGACCGTGCAGGCCGGATGGACGCCGTGCTGGGCTTCCGGTTCCACGGCAACATGGCGGCGCTGCTGCAATCGGTGCCCTGTTTCTACTGGACCTACGACTCGCGGCTGCGGGAGTTCTGCGACCTCTATAACCTGCCCTGGCAGGATGCGGCCGAGCAGTGGCGCGATCCGGTGCGCGCCATTCTCGACCATGACTGGGACGCCGCGAACGCGGCTTTCCGGCATTGCTACGCCGAGCTGCACGCCTTCTACGACGAAAACGGCGTGCCGCACCGGCTGTCGCCCCCGGCCCAGATTCCGGCCCGGATTCCGGCCATCAGGCCTGCTTGA
- a CDS encoding lysine--tRNA ligase yields the protein MTTSELREMAMTSKAWPFEEARKLVKRYEKAPPEKGYVLFETGYGPSGLPHIGTFGEVARTTMVRRAFQALSDIPTRLICFSDDMDGMRKVPENVPQQDMLRGHLQRPLTDVPDPFGKFESFGHHNNAMLRRFLDSFGFEYEFASATEYYRSGKFDDILLRAAERYDAIMEVMLASLREERQQTYSCFLPISPKSGRVLYVPMKEVNAKAGTITFDDEDGEELTLPVTGGNVKLQWKPDFGARWAALDVDFEMYGKDHSTNTAIYDRICEILGGRAPEHFVYELFLDEKGEKISKSKGNGLSIDEWLTYASPESLSYFMFLKPRTAKRMYFDVIPKAVDEYHQQLRAYPDQDAAGQMANPVWHIHGGNPPESDMAVPFAMLLNLASASGAEDKETLWGFIRKYAQAEPETHPGLDRAAEYAVRYYHDFVKPAKVYRLPDEKERAALQDLRDRLAAWQGGTDAEELQSVVFAVGKAHGFEPLRDWFTAIYEVLLGASQGPRFGGFIALYGVPETVALIEAGLEGRLAGGA from the coding sequence ATGACCACGAGCGAGCTGCGCGAGATGGCGATGACGTCGAAGGCCTGGCCTTTCGAGGAGGCGCGCAAGCTGGTCAAACGGTATGAAAAGGCGCCGCCCGAGAAGGGTTATGTCCTGTTCGAGACGGGCTATGGCCCCTCTGGCCTGCCGCATATCGGCACCTTTGGCGAGGTGGCGCGCACCACGATGGTGCGCCGCGCGTTCCAGGCGCTGTCGGACATTCCCACGCGGCTGATCTGCTTTTCCGACGACATGGACGGGATGCGCAAGGTGCCCGAGAACGTGCCGCAGCAGGACATGCTGCGCGGGCATCTGCAGCGCCCGCTGACCGACGTGCCCGACCCGTTCGGCAAGTTCGAAAGCTTCGGCCACCACAACAACGCGATGCTGCGGCGGTTCCTGGACAGTTTCGGCTTCGAGTACGAGTTCGCCAGCGCGACCGAGTATTACCGCTCGGGCAAGTTCGACGACATCCTTCTGCGCGCGGCCGAGCGATATGACGCCATCATGGAGGTGATGCTGGCGAGCCTGCGGGAAGAGCGGCAGCAGACCTATTCGTGTTTCCTGCCGATCTCGCCCAAGTCGGGGCGGGTGCTGTACGTCCCCATGAAGGAGGTGAACGCGAAGGCGGGCACGATCACCTTCGACGACGAGGATGGCGAGGAACTGACGCTGCCGGTGACGGGCGGCAACGTGAAGTTGCAGTGGAAGCCCGATTTCGGCGCGCGCTGGGCGGCGCTGGACGTAGATTTCGAGATGTATGGCAAGGATCATTCCACCAATACCGCGATCTATGACCGGATCTGCGAGATCCTGGGCGGACGGGCGCCGGAGCATTTCGTCTATGAGCTGTTTCTCGACGAGAAGGGCGAGAAGATCTCGAAGTCGAAGGGCAACGGGCTGTCGATCGACGAGTGGCTGACCTATGCCTCGCCGGAAAGCCTGAGCTATTTCATGTTCCTCAAGCCGCGCACGGCGAAGCGGATGTATTTCGACGTGATCCCCAAGGCGGTGGACGAGTACCACCAGCAGCTGCGCGCCTATCCCGACCAGGATGCGGCCGGGCAGATGGCGAACCCGGTCTGGCACATCCATGGCGGCAATCCGCCGGAAAGCGACATGGCGGTGCCGTTCGCGATGCTGCTGAACCTGGCATCTGCCTCGGGGGCCGAGGACAAGGAGACGCTGTGGGGCTTCATCCGCAAATATGCCCAGGCCGAGCCGGAAACCCATCCGGGTCTGGACCGGGCGGCGGAATACGCGGTGCGCTACTACCATGATTTCGTGAAGCCGGCGAAGGTCTACCGGCTGCCCGACGAGAAGGAGCGCGCGGCGCTTCAGGACCTGCGCGACCGGCTGGCGGCGTGGCAGGGCGGCACCGATGCCGAGGAGTTGCAGAGCGTGGTCTTTGCCGTGGGCAAGGCGCATGGCTTCGAGCCGCTGCGCGACTGGTTCACGGCGATCTACGAGGTGCTGCTCGGCGCGAGCCAGGGGCCGCGCTTCGGCGGGTTCATCGCGCTTTACGGGGTTCCCGAGACGGTGGCGCTGATCGAGGCGGGGCTCGAGGGGCGGCTGGCCGGGGGGGCGTGA
- a CDS encoding tellurite resistance TerB family protein codes for MTPEPAPPPSFSAEDALVAVMIAASASDEALSAPEMIWILRIVESLPVFENYDRERIAQVSRAVFDLFTEEEGLDALFGLVRDALPESLFETAYALACDVIAADGKARTVELRLLEEIREELAIDRLAAAAIERGARARFAHRKAHGLA; via the coding sequence ATGACACCCGAACCGGCCCCGCCCCCTTCCTTCAGCGCCGAGGACGCGCTTGTCGCCGTGATGATCGCCGCCTCCGCCTCGGACGAGGCGCTCAGCGCGCCCGAGATGATCTGGATCCTGCGCATCGTCGAAAGCCTGCCCGTCTTCGAGAACTACGACCGCGAGCGCATCGCCCAGGTCTCGCGCGCCGTCTTCGACCTGTTCACCGAGGAAGAGGGCCTCGACGCGCTTTTCGGCCTGGTGCGCGACGCGCTGCCGGAATCGCTGTTCGAGACCGCCTACGCACTGGCCTGCGACGTGATCGCCGCCGACGGCAAGGCGCGCACCGTCGAATTGCGCCTGCTCGAAGAGATCCGCGAAGAACTGGCCATCGACCGCCTGGCGGCGGCGGCCATCGAACGCGGCGCCCGCGCCCGCTTTGCCCACCGCAAGGCGCACGGCCTCGCCTGA
- a CDS encoding HNH endonuclease signature motif containing protein, with translation MSPRKSLRGTNIEADVLWESKRRCAVCFSLYGILDVKKGQIAHINKDRNDNRIENLVFLCFDHHDQYDSVTSQSKNFTKIEMKRYRDELLIACRQGLVTSRFEAGGNLPAIRTGLFARRSSLDGGSVISITKTRKNWDGRSVFQVIGEAYTGISRIGGPNMGFIGFETTENSSSLIEFYDGNYSLLIGATGKGILVEEEGEFGYHGVGVHFFGEYERVTSPFLRMRWWSRSLFVSHFRRGKWPDQ, from the coding sequence ATGAGTCCACGAAAGAGCCTACGCGGCACCAATATTGAAGCTGATGTTCTATGGGAGTCCAAGCGCAGGTGCGCTGTATGTTTTTCTCTTTATGGAATTTTAGATGTAAAAAAAGGACAAATTGCGCACATAAACAAAGACAGAAATGACAATAGAATTGAAAATCTTGTTTTTTTATGCTTTGATCATCATGATCAATACGACAGCGTAACATCGCAAAGCAAGAATTTCACAAAGATTGAAATGAAGCGCTATCGCGATGAGCTCTTGATCGCGTGCAGACAGGGTCTTGTCACAAGCAGGTTTGAGGCAGGAGGAAACCTGCCCGCCATCCGAACAGGCCTATTCGCCCGACGCTCGAGTCTTGATGGCGGGTCGGTTATCTCGATAACAAAAACAAGAAAGAACTGGGATGGTAGGTCCGTTTTCCAGGTTATTGGAGAAGCTTATACAGGTATCTCCAGAATTGGAGGGCCAAACATGGGATTTATTGGATTCGAAACAACTGAAAATTCAAGTAGTCTTATAGAGTTTTATGACGGAAATTACAGCTTGCTTATCGGCGCAACCGGGAAAGGTATATTGGTCGAAGAAGAAGGTGAGTTTGGCTATCACGGCGTAGGAGTGCATTTTTTTGGAGAGTATGAGAGGGTCACGTCACCTTTTCTTCGTATGCGATGGTGGTCTAGATCGCTTTTCGTGAGCCACTTTCGCAGAGGGAAATGGCCAGATCAATAA
- a CDS encoding GlsB/YeaQ/YmgE family stress response membrane protein codes for MGIGGLIATLIIGAIAGWLAGLIVKGGGFGILGNMVMGIIGAFVAGLVLPGIGLGFGGGVIASIIHATLGAVIVLVVIRLVKQA; via the coding sequence ATGGGCATCGGAGGTCTGATCGCCACGCTGATCATCGGCGCCATCGCCGGCTGGCTGGCCGGGCTGATCGTCAAGGGCGGCGGCTTCGGCATCCTTGGCAACATGGTGATGGGGATCATCGGCGCCTTTGTCGCCGGGCTGGTACTGCCGGGGATCGGGCTGGGCTTCGGCGGCGGCGTGATCGCCTCGATCATCCACGCGACGCTGGGCGCGGTGATCGTGCTGGTGGTGATCCGGCTGGTCAAGCAGGCCTGA
- a CDS encoding peptidoglycan-binding domain-containing protein → MRSAPLVMLLASLGLPAHAQFTPPPDPSALADVLTALTDEDAAAAEIATRLSACLRPLTERSPDHAPVVFAVDFGPDGAPGAAELVEPAAALASRQHLRQLIRAEAAIHECAPLDLAGDPVRDVTLVFRADADGIALDDGDTAQADDAPMTLSREERRQIQIRLRLAGHDAGSADGVFGPRTRSAIAAWQTEQGLLATGQLTTAQVGQLLNQTSDAYAEWEREQPARSAPAASTGGQRFYRDADGCLRYANGQIVPNRSLKCDVKGMFRF, encoded by the coding sequence ATGCGCAGCGCACCCCTCGTCATGCTTCTGGCCAGCCTCGGCCTGCCGGCGCACGCCCAGTTCACGCCACCGCCCGATCCGTCGGCCCTGGCCGATGTGCTGACCGCGCTGACGGACGAGGATGCGGCCGCGGCCGAGATCGCCACCCGCCTGTCCGCCTGCCTGCGCCCGCTCACCGAAAGATCGCCGGACCATGCGCCGGTGGTCTTCGCGGTGGATTTCGGGCCCGACGGGGCCCCGGGCGCGGCCGAGCTTGTGGAACCTGCCGCGGCGCTGGCCTCGCGGCAGCATCTTCGCCAGCTGATCCGGGCCGAGGCCGCAATCCACGAATGCGCCCCGCTCGACCTTGCCGGCGATCCGGTGCGCGACGTGACGCTGGTGTTCCGCGCCGACGCCGACGGCATCGCGCTCGACGACGGCGACACGGCCCAGGCCGATGACGCCCCGATGACGCTCAGCCGCGAGGAACGCCGCCAGATCCAGATCCGCCTGCGGCTCGCGGGCCACGATGCGGGCAGCGCCGATGGCGTGTTCGGCCCGCGCACCCGCAGCGCCATCGCCGCCTGGCAGACCGAACAGGGGCTGCTCGCCACGGGCCAGCTGACCACCGCGCAGGTGGGCCAGCTTCTCAACCAGACCAGCGATGCCTATGCCGAATGGGAACGCGAGCAACCGGCGCGCTCGGCGCCGGCGGCCAGCACCGGCGGCCAGCGTTTCTACCGCGACGCCGATGGCTGCCTGCGCTACGCGAACGGCCAGATCGTGCCCAACCGCTCGCTCAAATGCGACGTGAAGGGGATGTTCCGCTTCTAG
- a CDS encoding DUF6782 family putative metallopeptidase, protein MTLRVRAALIAMLALPAAAHAQTPAQIDWHPDAARVCLLDPGDPPETAAQRTARALLDALPPDLPLRDLLAAPGIALCIDDRPSEARGAFIPEAGLVTLSAGLSRPAMLAILLHELRHIDQIARGFCPGLDLAMRDYAQATMVMEADAQAIATLLAWRLREGGAPDAWSALETMPETADIARAFAAAIGDGADIAGATAAAFDQWFGSANRIDAYYLSSCSAYLDALDAGHLLPSYGALSADRLTGLCVLPDGRPYPCTGPQPAVTTDGPRAP, encoded by the coding sequence ATGACCCTGCGGGTGCGCGCGGCACTGATCGCGATGCTGGCGCTTCCGGCCGCCGCCCATGCCCAGACCCCGGCGCAGATCGACTGGCATCCCGATGCCGCCCGTGTCTGCCTGCTCGACCCCGGCGATCCGCCCGAAACCGCGGCCCAGCGCACCGCGCGGGCGCTTCTTGACGCGCTGCCGCCCGATCTGCCGCTTCGCGACCTGCTGGCGGCCCCGGGCATCGCGCTCTGCATCGACGACCGCCCCAGCGAGGCGCGCGGCGCCTTTATCCCCGAGGCGGGGCTTGTCACGCTCTCGGCCGGGCTCTCCCGCCCCGCGATGCTGGCGATCCTGCTCCACGAGTTGCGCCACATCGACCAGATCGCGCGCGGCTTCTGCCCGGGCCTTGATCTCGCCATGCGGGATTACGCCCAGGCCACCATGGTGATGGAGGCCGACGCCCAGGCCATCGCCACGCTGCTGGCCTGGCGGCTGCGCGAGGGCGGTGCGCCCGACGCCTGGTCGGCGCTCGAGACCATGCCCGAGACCGCCGACATCGCCCGCGCCTTCGCGGCGGCGATCGGGGACGGCGCCGACATCGCCGGCGCGACCGCCGCGGCCTTCGACCAGTGGTTCGGCTCCGCGAACCGCATCGACGCCTACTACCTGTCCAGTTGCAGCGCCTATCTCGACGCGCTCGACGCCGGCCACCTGCTGCCGTCCTACGGCGCGCTGTCTGCGGACCGGCTGACGGGCCTCTGCGTTCTGCCCGACGGCCGCCCCTACCCCTGCACCGGGCCGCAGCCTGCCGTCACGACGGATGGTCCGCGCGCACCCTGA
- a CDS encoding HugZ family protein: MSDPRDPFRPADDEARALAARLLAVCDHAALGVIDAATGAPFVTRIAFCPADDGTPMTLVSDLAPHTAALHANPAASLLLASDPGKGDPLTHPRLTLQVRARFVGRTEPGHPALRAQFLARRPKAGLYIDFGDFHLVRLAVHEAHLNGGFGKAYRLAPSDLGLAGP; encoded by the coding sequence ATGAGCGACCCGAGGGATCCGTTCCGCCCCGCCGATGACGAGGCCCGCGCGCTTGCCGCGCGGCTGCTGGCGGTGTGCGACCACGCGGCGCTGGGCGTGATCGACGCCGCGACAGGCGCCCCCTTCGTCACCCGCATCGCCTTCTGCCCGGCCGATGACGGCACGCCGATGACCCTTGTATCGGACCTCGCCCCGCATACGGCGGCGCTGCATGCCAACCCGGCCGCCTCCCTTCTGCTGGCCTCCGACCCCGGCAAGGGCGATCCGCTGACCCATCCCCGCCTGACGCTCCAGGTGCGCGCGCGTTTCGTCGGCAGGACCGAGCCCGGGCATCCCGCCCTGCGGGCGCAGTTCCTGGCAAGGCGACCCAAGGCGGGGCTCTACATCGATTTCGGGGATTTTCACCTGGTCCGCCTCGCCGTTCACGAGGCGCATCTCAATGGCGGTTTCGGCAAGGCCTACCGCCTGGCGCCGTCCGATCTGGGGCTCGCCGGGCCATGA